taatgattgtgtatcggttagagcgaaagttttgggctactggtcaatttaaaaaggcagaactcaagttttttggggaatcaagatataaggtgtagtgaaaagaagataagttcagtaactttcatattaattgggaaaatgtgtgtccaaatttttacaaaagatatattgttgtacttaggtgttagtaaattatgtttgtcctcgttaattgtgaacaaggatgtatgtttatgtaaagttaagagtcaagattggatttgtttatcctacgcgcgtgtgtgcatgtgtgttagacatagaacactttattatctcaatttcgagaaactcgggtgtgatgaatcacaacaaacaacataaaacgtaagaaaataaataaaatattgaggcgcaaataatcagctcataatagtgtgtgtggggggggtgcacacacacacacacacacacacacacacacacacacacacacaccgtcgaacacaaacacacacacacacacacacacacacaccgtcgaacacacacacacacacacacacacacacacgcacgcacgcgcacacaaacaaacgcacaattatacccgcacgcacgcacgcacaggcactcgcacaaatacatacaaacactttcacacacacacacacaaacacacacacacccacacacacatgtgcgtgcgtgcactgcaaatgaatgaatgaatgaacagacgcacacctacacacgcacgcacgcacgcacgcacgcacacacacacacacacacacacacacacacacacacacgcacactctcacacaaacacacactcacacatgcacacaaagacgcccatttacatagaaacacccccccgccccctataagcggggatgaaattttaagagtggtggccagttcttcttcttcttctgcgttcgatggtggtggccagtgacccagaacgaacaaaagtcaaagctggcaactcaggtttgtattcagggaaatgtacacgaaatgcacgcacgagatacgacttttctttctattttctctttttgggactttcatttgcgttagatcggttttatatgaaaaaccgaagaaaagccctgctattttgcactgagaaactttggaagtagcgtgtttactcctgggtttcgctgtagtacaattaccctcaccatagaccatttatcctggaccgccaactagctctctctccgctctttctcgcatttaggaacctacgcttacaagcctttcagaaatcagggggacgtgatatccggtgtcgattgtaaacatggacgaagttgccgaggtaagttctgaaaatgcaaaaataaactcagcaaaagtgcatatggaacatgtttttcgatgagttttgttaagtttagtttggagttttggaaaatccagttcattgtcacctcccattgtcacaaataactggagcgtgctttcttttcactgtcttcgaatcgctcgcctttcaaaccggacgcgacacgcccctgaaagtcgagcgtcgtaacctcgaagggtcacgtgacgagttggcggtccaggctatttggtctatgccctcacttacttcctcgcttgcttcaaaagtaagcactttttccgtcccatgcatgcgaaattgaggatgtacttccgatgtcgctcaaaacgtaggaagttgtcgcaaactaccatcaattacttcctcgctttgcttcgaagtgaGCCCAGAGACTCTGGTgagcccttcttccggcccatgcatacgacagtgaggcaagttcttccgatgtcactcaaaacttcgggagttttcgcgaacttcccccataagcatacgggcactGATTTGCACATGAGCACCCAAAATATTGCCTGTTAAGACCTtttgcttgaacagaagttcagtaagtaaattttaaggggcttattgtccgtcaggtcttaattgcctatattggacatgaattggtttatacgattcgagtttttacgccctcacggcttttgatgtgtgcgtgtttaggtggtatcagccatctgcacttatggtagaatgaccaagatctttaacgtgccattgtggtgacacgggggtgggagatggataccgtctctgggtctgcacataaagttgacccgtgtccgtcccggcccggattcgaaccagcgacctttcgatcacaagtccagtgctctaccacctgagctacccggggcCCCTTAACAGAAGTTCATAGAAATCTGTTGCTTTAGTACTGTACCGGTTTTtctaaaagaaacaaaaacctcCCGATTCCGTTCGTACGTCTTAATTTAGCTCATACAAAACAAatgcacgcacttacacacacacacagacacacacacacgcttacgaacactcacacacacatacagacacacacacacacacagacacacacacgcacacacacacacacacacatacacacaccgtgggacacacacacacacacacacacacacacactgacacacacacacacacacacacacccgtacactcaccaccaccaccaccaccaccaccgtttTCATTCCTGGTCTATCTGAAAGCATATCGTCAAAACTTGAGTATgtgaagaaagaaagtaaaagaCAAGAAAACTTCCTTACACAATAATACATAATCATAATTTCCTCTTGCCTTCCAGATGGCTCGTTTGAATCCCGATCTCGAGACGTACCCAAGTCACCATGACGATCTGGAACCCAGTACGGGCGACGAATTTGATGATGACGGTTGGGCCATCCCCGCCGGCGAAGACCTCGACGAGTACAGGACTGATTATCCTGAAGACTATGACTACAGTACCGAAGAGCCTGAAAGCTACGACTACAGTACCGAAGAGCCTGAAAGCTACGAACCCACCACTGAAGTTTCGGAAAGTTTCAACTCCATGGATGAAGACCACGACAGCCGCGTGTTCGGGATGGACAAGAACACGGTGAGAGAGGACGGCGAGGGGGAAATGGACGAAGGTGACCTTGGCATTGACTCTGTCGTAGACTGTCGAAGGAACAGGACGGAGGCGATGCTGCAGCTCATCAACGAAACCTACGTCCTGATGCAGGACCTGCCCCCGCCAGACGTGGACAACTCCACCTGTCACTGGAAGAACCGGACCGCCTTCGTCAAGAATTTCGCCTTCAGAGTGATGGCTATCATAGAGAAAAGAGGTTCTCACAAGCGTTGGGATCCATCTCATCACCACAAACACCACCGAGGTCCTTCACATCACAGGTCTCGCGGACCAAACAAGGAGTTTCCCATGCCCCACCTGCTGCCTTCATCCCCGACAGACGGCAGGATCCCCGCTCAAATGTCCGCTGGGGTGTCTGACAGAAGACCTCGTCCATTTCCGTCTGCAGAGTCTGAAGCCATGGACACCATCAGCCAGTGTTCGGCGGATGTCAGCGGAGGTTTGGATTTTTCTCTTTTAAAGCATTCCTCCTCTGGACAAAGCAAGTTCGAAGGCCTCTTGAGCAACATGTTTGGTAAGAAGAAAGGCCGCGGAGGACCCGGAGGTTTTATGGGTAACAACGGTGGTGGAAGAGGGATGGGACCGACGCCTGGCAAGCCGCCTTCGTCTTCTTCCACGGGAAATGCCATGGTCGACCAAGTTATGGGCAGCATATTTGGCCAAAAAACCCCAACAACGTCAAACCAGAAACCGGCAGGAGGCAGATGGGGCGGCTGGGGAAACATGGATGGGGAGCAGAAACAGGGAGGGGGGCCAGGCAAAGGTAGCGGTGGCCAATGGAACGCGGGGGAGACACAGCCAGCAGAGGGAGGCAAACAGGGAGGGCCCGGACAACGCTGGGGAGGAAAAGGAGCGGGAGGAGGTTGGGGAGGCAATCAAGGAGGAGGaggtgaggaggaggaggaggaggaggaagaggaggaggaggaggaagaggaggaggaagaggaggaagaggaggaagaggaggaggaggagaaggaggaggagaaggaggaggaagaggaagaggaggaggaagaggaagaggaggaggagaaggaggaggaggagaaggaggaggaggaagaggaggaggaggaagaggagaaggaagaggaggaggaagaggaggaggaagaggaggagccTTGGAACCTCATGTCAACCACAGCCGTCAACCAGGCGCCGGAACCCAAACGGACAACAACACGGGAAGCAGCAACAGCATGAGTTTTCCAAACCCTTCTAGCAGCATGGGCATGGGCCTCGGCGGCGGCAGCGGTGCTCCGAGTCCACCGGGTAGCCCCAGCGCTGGAATGGGTGGAGCTAATTTAGGAAATGCTCTTTCGGGCTTGATGGAAAAACTAGGTAAAGTTGGTAAAGGCGGTGCTTTGCCTGGTGCTGGCACTGGTAGTGCCAATATCATGTCCCTGCTCAGCCACTTGAACCGTCGGCGTTAACTCGCAAGCTGCGGAAGGCAACATTTAAGCATATATACATATACAGAATATATTCTTTAACGTTGCCCCGATGCACCATCTGGCACACATGTCAATATggtacttttttcttttcttgttttaacTTTACCGACCCACTGACTGTCACGAATGAATTTGGCATAGTATGTCTCAACTGTACGGCGCTGATTGGCAAACTTCGTGACTCAGTATATCTCTTCCAGCGTTGTTTTTAACTCACCCGTTTAGAAGAGCAACAACGATTGTAACTTTATGTTTCAATTTTTACCGATGCActaaaatgacaaaagtcaATGTAGTAGACGTGCACCTCGGCCTCAAACTTAACGACGACTTAGCCGACAAAAATCATCAAGGGGTAAATAATCAttggagttgatttttgttttaagcTGACGGCAGCAGTGTTGAAGACCgccggtttttttttctcaagaaagCTCAGCTAAGGTTGAGGACACAACAAGTACATTCCTCAACTGTATACCTACGTTTCTCCAGTTACACCATCTAGGAGTATAACAATACAACCCGCTATTTTGCATTAAGATCATCAGATGTGGTACGATCAAGTGGCAGTAGAAACGCTAACAAAGCAGTTACACCATCTAGGAGTATAACAATACAACCCGCTATTTTGCATTAAGATCATCAGATGTGATACGATCATCAGATGTGGTGCGATCATCAGATGTGGTACGATCAAGTGGCAGTAGAAACGCTAACAAAGCAGTTACTTTCGAAacgacgttttttttcttttctattctTTCATTTTTTGCGAACAGAAATAAAACAATCAAATTATTCTCGAAAGCAcacgcgtctgtgtgtgtgtgtgtgtgtgtgtcactgtggggagtgtaagtgtgtgtgtgtgtgtgtgtgtgtgtgtgtgtgtgtgtgtgtgtggtgtgtgtgtgtgtgtgtcagtgtgtgtgtgtgtgtgtgtctgtgtgtgtgtgtgtttgtttgttcaaacTTAGCATGTTTCTATCCGAGTcagcttgtctgtctgtttgtgcatGTGCAAGGAAGTATTACACATTTTAACTAATGATCAAgagcaaaaaaacaagaacaaacattttattggctcacgtaagtgtagcctatgcgatcgtaactttgtctgtctgtgcgtatgtgcgtatgtgcgtgcgtgcgtgcgtgcgtgtgtatgtctgtaactcataactcataacattttattgatccaacaaaggaaaataaattgtctgtggtagaaactctaacgtttgaagacgtcacattacattgacgtcacattatgacgtaagagggttagacgtcacgcgaaggaagtactgaaagtctcggtcattattattttgagcaggccgagactagttggcagtcgtgtccctgtaagtaggctacatgcagacagacagatctagatctagtgtctcgctttcttgcacagtttcacctatgctctttctgtgtgtgtgtgtgtgtgtgtgtgtgtgtgtgtgtgtgtgtgtgtgtgtgtgtgtgtgtgtgtgtttgtgtgtatgtgtgacggagtgattgagtttgtgttactgtttgtcgatttcttacgtgagccttgatggcttcgcctcttgttatccGGATGAAAATAATCACAAGAACTTTACATCAGGGCctgctccacacacacacacacacacacacacacatacacacacatacactctctctctctctctctctctctctctctccccctctctctcttctctctctctctctctctctctctctctctctctctctctctctctctctctctctctaactaaGGTTCTTTTGAGAGTGAGTGAGTCCTTCAGGTTATTGTAGCATCCAAGAAAGGCAGCATAGTCACGGTTAGCTTTGGCATAACAGCAAACACGGCAGAGCAAAGCTCAGCTTGACAGTGTTTCAAGTTCTGGGTGTCCATCCCCCTTTTTGTCGTCTGCCGGTCGCCTAGGAAACaaacggagaaagagagaagaaatgAATAAAAAGAATTCAAATTTGAACAGGTGGACACTTGTTGTAACGTCACTTTTTTTTGTTCGCTAATTCTTTTCTTTGCTAGCTTGCTTACACTCAACAGGTTCCATTTTGCCGGAACAAATGCAGAAGGAAGATGATGACGCCGACGTTAAGCTAGGATTCCATTCTTACGGCTGCGGTGCGGCTCCGGCGACGGCAGCGGCGACGGCAATTTGAAAAACATTGATGAAAGAAGGGATGACCCCATTCACACGGGTGCGGTACGGCGACGGCGACGGCGACGGcccggcgtgcgtgcgttttttcAAGAAAGCTCCATGCAGCTTTCTGGACTGCCGTCGCCGGACGCCGTCTGGTATTTTGTGGGCGTGTCTCTTTTCCCGCGTTTTTCTCAGAGCCTTTCCGAGCACAAAGAGACGAAAATACTGCTGAAATCTTTCGCCATCGAGTTGCAGTTCTTGAACAAGATGGTGATAGGTTCCAAACTGCcgtcttttctccaaaatggCATGCACCAACGAACGATGTCGTCTCTTTTGGCGTTTTTTCATTTGGCGGTACGCTAATAATATTAACATAAATTGTTCTTCATTATGAATGACAGTTTGCATGAGACGAGACCAATGTGGAGCCATGGCGGCATTGGCGGGAAGAGAACATATCCGGACGACGTCGCCGTTATATACGGTTCACGACGATGCGTTTTTCTCGCCAGAGCCGGATGCCGTTGCCGTCGCCGGAGCCGGAGCCGCACCGCAGCCGAATGGAATCCTAGCTTTATGCCATCCGAACTCCATGTGGGATTATGACAATAACGGAAAGCTTTGTTCAGACCTTGGagcccctgttttgcacttggagtattctcaaacaaacttagtgtattttcagaaaaaattGAGCGTACACCACacaacatttgaacatccatgattcaaaatGCTTCTCAcgcgtccgtcgcaccgttaattaagtttaccaatacatttaaataAATGCTTCTTTccatgtttactgacaaaaactgtaatcacgtgtcaaaatactggatcggcttcgggatgagcttgtgaagaaaagtagccTAGGAAGTATTCTTGTCGTATTTTTTTGTagactgaccgtactgatcgtactctagacaatcatgcgtacaaaacacgacaaaatcgtatgggttcccacgTTCCCGTGTGCCGAACGATTTAAATAACTATCTCAGGCCTGCctaggcttttacacgggataaggaAAATCGCTTTAGTTATGCACACTCCTAAAATAAACATCCTTCCCGCAAATGCATGTGTTCAAGAGTTCGGATTTCTTTATTAAATTAAATGAATTTATAAAACTGAAGTTGGCcagtctgcacagaaagcaccaaGGCTGCTGGTCTTAATTgccggtatgtgtccaagtggacaaGAGTGGCCTTATCAATGTTAAAGAAATGACATGATGTGAGGCGGATGGTGAGTCGAATCGTTTACGCTGTGCCTTCCCAAAAAATATTTAACTGTGCCttccaaaaaaaaaatcgttggCTATGCCTTAAAAAAACCTTGTTGACTGTGCCTTCAAAAAAAATCGTTGActtgactgtgcctttaaaaaaaaatcgttgaCTGTACCTTAAAAAAACCCAATCGTTGACTGTGCCTCTCAAAAAAAATGCGCACCTGGTAAAGTTGACAGCATCCGTGACAGTGTCAGGCAGACGACGGTTGAGAGTCTCAGGCAGCGTGAGGAGGAAGAGGCCAGCCAGGATGGAAGACACGCCGAAAATCAACAGTGGAACGGCTGTTCCCGTGTCGCCGCCGATTGTCGTTGACTGCAACACGGTCATAGGTTACAGCAGGGATTAGTCCGTGTTGAGGAACAcaaacaccccctcccccaaccccgcccccccctccctccctaaaCAAACCTACACCCACACTACATTGTATtcgtactctctctctcgcgcgcgggCGTCCGTTTTCTCATCCGACCCCGATCTCTCTCCCTACCTCAGTGTCGGTGTTCGAGAATGTAAAAAGGACATCCAAGTTCAAATATAtgtattttggtcaaataattaTTCACTTTTTGGGGGGCTAATTCTTTATCATAATAAATGCGCAGTTGTGTCTTTTCAAGAAGTTAATTCGTTAACAAATTCTCAGGCAGTAGACATGAATCCCTGAGAGTCAGTGTTGATCTTTGGTGTGTGTCATAGTGGAGGGATGTTCCACACGGCAAATACCTGTCAGGTGACAAATAACGAGCCCAACTCCTGTCACGGAAACAACTGTGGACGCGTCATGACTCACCAAGTTGGCAACATAGGGGCAGACAACCCCGCCGATCCTTGCGCAAACAGAGCTGGCACCCATTCCGGAGTTTCGCACCAGAGTGGGAAAGAGTTCCGAAGTGTAGACCCACACAGTAGCAAACCCGCCAGCTATGCCCAGCTTCCCGATCATAGCTAGGGCGGTAGTCGTCCACTGCATGGCTGAAACACGCAAAGAACTAGGTTGTAATCAGCACGGAAAAGTTTTTTCATTCTAAATAACTTAATAGGCTACACTGAATTGACTGAAGGTAGCCTAAGTAAGACTTCCATACGTCATCCGAGTGAGGAACCCAACTTCAACAGAAACTCATTACCTGTTTGTCTGCTGTGACTGAATgttgtttattctttttaaaGTCCGGTGGTTTTTATTAGTTCCTGTTAATGCTctgtattgttgttttttttaaacgtgcCATATTTATTCACTTTCTTTGgcaggttaaaggcacagtaagcctcccgtaaaccatcacagagctccccgagcgtctacatacagtacaagcatacttccatttaaacgctcaccgaacgggaacatcctggctgctttctgtcgagcgtgagaaattttcaaagaatttattttcgtggacttggccctttacaactatggcgcctcgttttggtgctggacggctgttatgaatatcccggaaatcacgcccggacagtaagcctcccgtaaaccatcacagatactgtcaggcttttacacacagtacaaacacccttccatttgaacgctcaccaaacgggaacatcctaggtgccctacgtaaagagcgagcaatttttaaagaattaattttgcagattgtctcgaacactttttggacccatcctgaactcaggtcaaaaatgagttacttcccttaaactggtgatagccgtggatcgatgataatcagaaagtttttggaccgtggtgcgtttttgcgctagacctaacttttaaaatctaaataataaattgacagcgtgttttcatcaagacaagatcagtgcaattcgaagttgtgaaagtttgaaaaaagaaaagcccggaagcagggtcacgcaagggtcgtagcagacgacggtttatgcggcatatcgccgttcctctcaacagtcaaaagccatcgctagagttcttgtgaaccacagccgtttgtttcgtgcataaaaacgtgctattgtagataagctgacatcgagtcgcagtcaaatgactaactgacgactacattgtgaaaaagggaaactggatcacacgggttcacgatggctcaggggtaagataaaccacgcaataataaattctttgaaaattgttcgctctttacggagggcacctaggatgttttcaatcggtgagtgtttaaatgaaagggtgtttgtactgcgtgtaaaagcctgaccgtatctgtgatggtttacgggaggcttactgtgcctttaatagttGAGTTTCGAatgctttttttattttatttttttaacctgtGGTTCAAATTAGTTCCTGTGAATGCTCTGTATTGAATTTTGGTAAACGTTCCGGCATATTTATTGACCTTTTCTTGGGGCCGGTTTTTACTTGAGTCTCGATTTTGAACATTAGAGGTCTGTCTGTTGCGGATTTCTGAAAGTCACACAGTTTCCGGTCATTTCTTGCCTCCTTTTCGTAGTGGAGGCTTCTGCTGTCGATCGCAGGGCTTGAGGACATTCAGAGCTTGAGAACATTGTTGTACCCGAGTTACGTATTAGTACGGTTTGCTGTTTATGCAAACTCTTAACCTCAGGGGGAAAATTCAGCAATGTAAAAATTGCACATGCAGTCTGAAAAGAACAAAACAGGAACTACAACTTTTCATCAAAACTTGGAAGCTTGAGCCAATGCTGCTCAAACGTATGTCATAGTACTCAGCGAGGAACGTAGAGGGTGGTGAGAATGGTGAAGATGCAGGACAGACCACTGAGTCGACAGCAAGCGGGTATATTTATTGAGCAGACGACGACCCACCCTTTCCATGATTCTCTTTAGTAAACTTCAACTCATAGAACAAATACTCACTTACAATATCATAAAGGATGGTGAGGATGCAGGACAGTCCAGCCAGCAGCATGATAGACGATTTGAGCAGACGACAGCCTACCGGATTCAGCAGACAGATGCTTCGTGTTTTTCTTAAGTAAACTTAAACCACGGGTAAATGATCTAACGTAATACATTTCTGCTTATACTTCCACAAATAAATACTCACACGAGGGAGCATACAGGATAGTGACGATGGTGAGAGTGCAGGACAGTCCAGCCAGCAGCATGAGAGACGAGTTGAGCAGACGACGACCCACGCGGTCCAGCAGACACAGGCACATCACATAGGACACCAGTTCCATCACTCCCGACAGCAGAAAGTTGACGTAGACGCTGCCCCCCAGACTCCCCACGTTCAGACCTAGACCGTAGAACACGACACTGGATACAAACCTGTTGGCAAAGGCATTAGTAAATCCATTATCGAGAATGGTAACTTCATGCACAGCACATAGGCCAAAAGCTTCATCACAGCAGAATGTTTATGTGGACGCTGCCCCCTAGTTTCCCCATGTTTAGCCCTAGACCGTAGAACACTAGCCTGTATACTAACCTGTTGTCACAACGACAAGAGAAAGTTAATGTAGACGCTGCCCCCAATACTTCCCACATTAAGCCATATACAGTAGAACATTAGACTGGATAGAAACCTGAAAGGAAAACAAATCGCTTAATCAAATAATCTAACACTACATCACTCCGTCCAAGTAACGATCGTTCGATGTCTTTGAATCGGTCGGTGCACGGAACATGGTATTTCTTCCTACAGTAcaaagagagaacaagaacaagaac
The sequence above is a segment of the Littorina saxatilis isolate snail1 linkage group LG3, US_GU_Lsax_2.0, whole genome shotgun sequence genome. Coding sequences within it:
- the LOC138961076 gene encoding uncharacterized protein codes for the protein MGSLQLAVIFGCLSVVCATSMARLNPDLETYPSHHDDLEPSTGDEFDDDGWAIPAGEDLDEYRTDYPEDYDYSTEEPESYDYSTEEPESYEPTTEVSESFNSMDEDHDSRVFGMDKNTVREDGEGEMDEGDLGIDSVVDCRRNRTEAMLQLINETYVLMQDLPPPDVDNSTCHWKNRTAFVKNFAFRVMAIIEKRGSHKRWDPSHHHKHHRGPSHHRSRGPNKEFPMPHLLPSSPTDGRIPAQMSAGVSDRRPRPFPSAESEAMDTISQCSADVSGGLDFSLLKHSSSGQSKFEGLLSNMFGKKKGRGGPGGFMGNNGGGRGMGPTPGKPPSSSSTGNAMVDQVMGSIFGQKTPTTSNQKPAGGRWGGWGNMDGEQKQGGGPGKGSGGQWNAGETQPAEGGKQGGPGQRWGGKGAGGGWGGNQGGGGAGTQTDNNTGSSNSMSFPNPSSSMGMGLGGGSGAPSPPGSPSAGMGGANLGNALSGLMEKLGKVGKGGALPGAGTGSANIMSLLSHLNRRR